GTCTACGGGCCGGGCCAGATCGGCAACGGCAAGTACGCCACCGTGATCGGCATCTTCGAGCGGCAATATCTCGCCGGCGAGCCGCTGACCGTGGTCTCCCCGGGCACGCAGACCCGCGACTTCACCCACATCGACGACATCGTGCGCGGCATCGTGCTGGTCGCCCGGGGCGGGGCCGGCGACGGCTACCTGCTCGGCACCGGCCGCGAGTGGCCGCTCGCCGAGGTGGCCAAGCTGTTCGGCGCCGAGATCACGATGATCCCGGCGCTGCCCGGCGAGCGCGTCCGCGGCCAGGCCGACCTGACCAAGGCGGGGAGCCTGGGCTGGCACCCGGAAACCCAGCTCGACGACTACATCGCCAAGTTCGTCGCCGCGCACCCCCGGGTTTGATCTCCGGAACCACCCGCGGACAGTAAGGCATCCCATCTGCCAGGGGTGTCAAGCGGCTCGGCCCGATCCCGCGTCTGCCCAGAACGCTGAAGACCAGCCGAGCAGTGTCGGGCTGGTCCTGGTGGCCCTATCCGGGAACGGGATGGGGCGCTGAGGGCCAGCTGGGGAGTGTGGGGCTGGTCCTGGTGGCCCTATCCGGGAGTGGGATAGGGCGCTGGGGGCCAGCCCGGTTTTGATCTCCGGAACCACCCGCGGACAGTAAAGGGGTCGGCGATCGCTCTGGACGCGCCAGCGGCCAGATCGCCGACCCCGGCCCGCGCGGGAGCATGCGATCTGTACCCGCGCGGACCTGCGTAAATAGAGATTTTCTATCCGCTCGCGCGCGGCCGTGAGGTGACGGCGGACAGTGGCGTCGCGACGTCCTCCAGGGATTTTCCTTCGGCGTCGACGCCCAGGAAGATCTCGACGATCCCGCCGATCGCCATGACGGCCGCGCCGATCAGGTAGCCGATGAAGAGCTTGCCCGGGTCCTCGCCCTCGCCGATCAGCGCGCCGTAGAAGACCGGGCCGATCGCGCCGAAGCACTGGGCGATCGCGAAGAAGACCGCGATGGCCTGGGCCCGGATCTCCAACGGGAAGATCTCGCTCACCGTCAGGTACGCCGAGCTGGCGCCCGCCGACGCGAAGAAGAAGATGACGCACCAGGCGATGGTCTGGGTGATCGCGTTCAGCACACCGGCGTTGAACAGGAACGCGCTGATCGCCAGCAGCAGGCCGGAGAGCAGGTACGTCCCGGCGATCATCTTGCGCCGGCCGACCACGTCGAAGAGGTGCCCGATGGTCAGCGGCCCGATCAGGTTCCCGGCCGCGAACGCGATCAGGTAGAGCGGCGCGTTCTTCTCGTCCACCCCGTAGAAGTTGGTCAGCACCAGCGTGTAGGTGAAGAAGATCGCGTTGTACAGGAACGACTGCGTGATCATCAGGGTGGCGCCGAGGATCGACCGCTGTGGCAGCTGTTTGAAGAGCACCCGGAGCAGCGACAGATACCCGTGTTCCTGGGTCGGCCGGATCTCGATCGCCTTGGACTCGTCGACCGGCGCGAGCTGCTGCCCGGACGACTCCACGGCCCGCTCGATCTGCTGGATGTTCTCCTCGGCCTCGGCCTCCCGGCCGTGCATGATCAGCCAGCGCGGGCTCTCCGGCAGGTGCTTGCGCAGGCTCCAGATGCAGGCGCCGATGACCGGGCCGATCAGGAAGCCGAGCCGCCAGCCCAGGTTCAGGTCC
Above is a genomic segment from Actinoplanes ianthinogenes containing:
- a CDS encoding MFS transporter, which gives rise to MAQSLGSPAPASDAGTIRSLIPARIDRLSWSPFHTRMILALGTAWVLDGLEITIASAIGPVLTEKETLALSSTQVGAIATVYLLGEVFGALFFGRLSDKLGRKNLFVVTLGVYLAGNALTALTWGNGVVALIFLYLTRFIAGAGIGGEYAAINSAIDEMMPAKYRGRVDIGVNGTYWGGAILGTLGTFVLLNQMDLNLGWRLGFLIGPVIGACIWSLRKHLPESPRWLIMHGREAEAEENIQQIERAVESSGQQLAPVDESKAIEIRPTQEHGYLSLLRVLFKQLPQRSILGATLMITQSFLYNAIFFTYTLVLTNFYGVDEKNAPLYLIAFAAGNLIGPLTIGHLFDVVGRRKMIAGTYLLSGLLLAISAFLFNAGVLNAITQTIAWCVIFFFASAGASSAYLTVSEIFPLEIRAQAIAVFFAIAQCFGAIGPVFYGALIGEGEDPGKLFIGYLIGAAVMAIGGIVEIFLGVDAEGKSLEDVATPLSAVTSRPRASG